Proteins from one Planctomyces sp. SH-PL62 genomic window:
- a CDS encoding trypsin-like peptidase domain-containing protein → MASYNVTDDGYGYDAPPPRPTTPPVRRGFVMILALLSLAVLAVYGVPFIAERAGRAWEAGRAQAASAALSKLDEQGAVSQASRLFRLATTAVSPAVVNVRSFRGSSGIGRHGLPIGGPPSDREGLRSELGSGVVIDKVNGYIVTNNHVIQDAEEIIVRLGPRDDVPARLVGADPKTDLAVLQVRTELKTAAEWGDSDKLDIGDWVLAIGSPLGFDHSVTAGIVSATERNDLRIAEYESFIQTDAAINPGNSGGPLIDLSGRIVGINTAIITQSGGYEGIGLAIPTSLARRVVEALIKDGRVTRGFLGVAMQPLDDETAKLLKFPGKPDGVVVGGVIPDGPAARADLRPGDVIVSLDGRPVHDPTGLRYVTADLGAGIDVPVVFYREGAEQKVTVTLAESPTNPEIAPLGFRVKEVDAPTPDGKPRTIVEVDRVVSAGPAFNAGLRPGMWIAAVDQTQVHSVLQFLALIRNYDLEHRLPLFVVTPDGRGAGLVILGPKAVQDQPPGQAAEGLGPPSATEGP, encoded by the coding sequence ATGGCGTCGTACAACGTGACGGACGATGGGTACGGGTACGACGCGCCGCCGCCGAGGCCGACGACGCCGCCGGTGAGGCGGGGGTTCGTGATGATCCTGGCGCTCTTAAGCCTGGCGGTCCTGGCGGTCTACGGCGTGCCGTTCATCGCCGAGCGGGCGGGGCGGGCGTGGGAGGCGGGGAGGGCGCAGGCGGCCTCGGCGGCGCTCTCCAAGCTGGACGAGCAGGGGGCGGTGAGCCAGGCCTCGCGGCTGTTCCGGCTGGCGACGACGGCCGTCTCGCCGGCGGTGGTGAACGTCCGGTCGTTCCGCGGGAGTTCGGGGATCGGCCGCCACGGCCTGCCGATCGGCGGCCCCCCCAGCGACCGCGAAGGGCTCCGCAGCGAACTGGGCTCGGGCGTGGTGATCGACAAGGTCAACGGCTACATCGTGACCAACAACCACGTCATCCAGGACGCCGAGGAGATCATCGTCCGCCTCGGCCCCCGCGACGACGTGCCGGCGCGGCTGGTGGGGGCCGACCCCAAGACCGACCTGGCGGTGCTCCAGGTGAGGACCGAGCTGAAGACGGCCGCCGAATGGGGAGACTCGGACAAGCTGGACATCGGCGACTGGGTGCTGGCGATCGGCAGCCCCCTGGGCTTCGACCACTCCGTGACCGCCGGCATCGTCTCGGCCACCGAGCGCAACGACCTGCGGATCGCCGAGTACGAGTCGTTCATCCAGACCGACGCCGCGATCAACCCGGGCAACTCCGGGGGGCCGCTGATCGACCTCTCGGGGCGGATCGTGGGCATCAACACGGCCATCATCACCCAGTCCGGCGGGTATGAGGGGATCGGCCTGGCCATCCCCACGTCGCTCGCCCGGCGGGTGGTCGAGGCGCTCATCAAGGACGGCCGGGTGACCCGCGGCTTCCTCGGGGTGGCGATGCAGCCGCTCGACGACGAGACCGCCAAGCTCCTGAAGTTCCCGGGAAAGCCCGACGGCGTGGTGGTCGGCGGGGTGATCCCGGACGGCCCCGCCGCCCGCGCCGACCTCCGGCCCGGCGACGTCATCGTCTCGCTCGACGGCCGACCCGTACACGACCCGACCGGCCTGCGGTACGTCACGGCCGACCTGGGGGCGGGGATCGACGTGCCGGTCGTCTTCTACCGCGAGGGCGCCGAACAGAAGGTGACCGTGACCCTGGCCGAGAGCCCCACGAACCCCGAGATCGCCCCCCTGGGCTTCCGCGTCAAGGAGGTGGACGCCCCCACCCCCGACGGCAAGCCCCGGACCATCGTGGAGGTGGACCGCGTCGTCTCCGCCGGCCCCGCCTTCAACGCCGGCCTCCGCCCCGGCATGTGGATCGCCGCCGTCGACCAGACCCAGGTCCACTCGGTCCTCCAGTTCCTCGCCCTGATCCGCAACTACGACCTCGAACACCGCCTCCCCCTCTTCGTCGTCACCCCCGACGGACGCGGCGCAGGACTGGTCATCCTCGGCCCCAAGGCCGTCCAGGACCAGCCGCCGGGCCAGGCCGCCGAAGGCCTCGGTCCCCCGTCGGCCACCGAGGGGCCCTGA
- a CDS encoding leucine-rich repeat domain-containing protein: MRKSTRISVVGLVLAASAAVSASGEAVLARTLQKPASGAGASASSAAAGPRSAVAFGFGGKVKAGEEGFVPGFESYKLRFGPGDWAGARIIITSAWGDRKPERLWNWPDGLAVKATDALSDKDGFYFIYSLETADLADWVGAVFHYTLRDGRRGVATALFPYGGDPGIPKETVAALGLDGRLGPNDEGYLPDFDSYRLRFGPGDWAGTRIDVGMTWGEGTDGKDHWGWPDKAETRTSEVRRDSRGSYFIYSLSKAGHSRWVASLFRFIKKDGRNGVAEAVFSYSGALPPPRPTGQPRDYPTAPAATARKTAKATPRMLAAARPTNADLKYLGGIVDALRGMDLEDLAEMDALDLNDRPIDDAGMVHLRGLKGLRKLSLRGTQVGDAGLENLAGLAGLRELDLIGTRTTDAGLATIGRLAGLTHLNIDQTLVTDAGFRSLRGLKNLEVLTFATTDVGDAGLAVLEALPRLRVLNLGKDPAFASEKITAAGLAHLRKLPKLDNVVLSYVPLGDEGLAALAGAPSLALLDISSTNVTDAGMAHLAKMPELAQLHLDNTPVTAAGLAHLKEIPKLKYLFLGYTDLGDAAMAQLVPLKNLEVLSVVKGNVTDAGLAHLRGLTRLDRLSLPDNQITGAGVANLRGLTRLYQLNLYYNKLDDASLAVFKSLPELQQLYISGEKITDAGLVHLKALPKLRYLSISWTKATQAGIDDLRKSLPEVRIDHGDF, translated from the coding sequence ATGCGCAAGTCGACTCGAATCTCGGTGGTGGGTCTCGTCCTGGCGGCGTCGGCCGCCGTCTCGGCGTCGGGCGAGGCCGTCCTCGCGCGGACGCTCCAGAAGCCGGCCTCGGGAGCCGGGGCGTCCGCGTCGTCGGCCGCTGCGGGGCCGCGATCGGCGGTGGCGTTCGGCTTCGGCGGCAAGGTCAAGGCCGGCGAGGAGGGGTTCGTCCCCGGCTTCGAGTCGTACAAGCTCCGGTTCGGCCCGGGAGACTGGGCCGGGGCCCGGATCATCATCACGTCCGCCTGGGGCGACCGGAAGCCGGAACGGCTCTGGAACTGGCCCGACGGCCTCGCCGTCAAGGCCACCGACGCCCTCTCCGACAAGGACGGTTTCTACTTCATCTATTCGCTGGAGACGGCCGACCTGGCCGACTGGGTCGGCGCGGTCTTCCATTACACCCTTCGCGACGGTCGGAGGGGGGTCGCCACCGCTCTGTTCCCCTACGGCGGCGACCCCGGGATTCCCAAGGAGACCGTCGCGGCCCTCGGCCTCGACGGCAGGCTGGGCCCGAACGACGAGGGCTACCTCCCCGACTTCGATTCGTACCGGCTCCGGTTCGGGCCCGGCGACTGGGCGGGGACGCGGATCGACGTCGGCATGACCTGGGGCGAGGGGACGGACGGCAAGGACCACTGGGGATGGCCGGACAAGGCCGAGACCCGCACGTCGGAAGTCCGCCGCGATTCCCGGGGGTCTTACTTCATCTACTCGCTGAGCAAGGCCGGGCACTCGCGGTGGGTCGCCTCCCTCTTCCGATTCATCAAGAAGGACGGCCGCAACGGCGTCGCGGAGGCGGTCTTCTCGTACTCGGGGGCCCTCCCCCCGCCGAGGCCGACCGGTCAGCCGCGCGACTATCCGACCGCCCCCGCCGCGACGGCCCGGAAAACGGCGAAGGCGACGCCCCGGATGCTGGCGGCAGCCCGCCCGACGAACGCCGACCTGAAGTATCTCGGAGGGATCGTCGACGCGCTCCGGGGGATGGACCTTGAGGACCTCGCCGAGATGGACGCCCTGGACCTGAACGACAGGCCGATCGACGACGCCGGGATGGTCCACCTGAGGGGCCTGAAGGGGCTGCGGAAGCTCTCGCTGCGGGGGACGCAGGTCGGCGACGCCGGCCTGGAGAACCTCGCGGGGCTCGCGGGCCTCCGGGAACTCGACCTGATCGGCACGCGGACGACCGACGCCGGGCTCGCGACCATCGGCCGCCTCGCCGGGCTGACCCACCTCAACATCGACCAGACGCTGGTGACCGATGCTGGGTTTCGGTCGCTGCGGGGCCTGAAGAACCTGGAAGTGCTCACGTTCGCGACGACCGACGTCGGCGACGCCGGGCTCGCGGTCCTGGAGGCGCTGCCGAGGCTCCGCGTCCTCAACCTGGGCAAGGACCCCGCCTTCGCGAGCGAGAAGATCACCGCGGCCGGGCTGGCGCATCTCAGGAAGCTGCCGAAGCTCGACAATGTGGTCCTGTCGTACGTCCCGCTGGGGGACGAGGGGCTCGCGGCGCTGGCAGGGGCGCCCAGCCTCGCCCTGCTGGACATCTCGTCGACCAACGTGACGGACGCCGGGATGGCCCACCTGGCGAAGATGCCCGAACTCGCCCAGCTCCACCTCGACAACACGCCCGTGACCGCCGCCGGGCTCGCCCATCTGAAGGAGATCCCCAAGCTCAAGTATCTCTTCCTCGGCTACACCGACCTCGGCGACGCGGCGATGGCCCAGCTCGTCCCGCTCAAGAACCTGGAGGTCCTCTCGGTCGTCAAGGGGAACGTCACCGACGCCGGCCTCGCCCATCTGCGGGGGCTGACGCGGCTGGACCGCCTCTCCCTCCCGGACAACCAGATCACGGGGGCCGGCGTGGCGAACCTCCGGGGCCTGACCCGGCTGTATCAGCTCAACCTCTACTACAACAAGCTGGACGACGCCTCGCTCGCCGTCTTCAAGTCGCTCCCGGAACTCCAGCAGCTCTACATCTCCGGCGAGAAGATCACCGACGCCGGCCTCGTCCACCTCAAGGCCTTGCCCAAGCTCCGATACCTCAGCATCTCCTGGACCAAGGCCACCCAGGCCGGCATCGACGACCTCCGTAAGAGCCTCCCGGAAGTCCGGATCGACCACGGTGACTTCTGA
- a CDS encoding GDSL-type esterase/lipase family protein has protein sequence MRTPKSSIASIFACLLLASFPPSGLRGQEPVGGAPAARHDYARWEKEIAAIEAADRQAPPEKGGVLFVGSSTIRLWKTLAEDFPDHKVVNRGFGGSEIVDSTYFADRLIFPHEPKQILLRAGGNDIHAGRLPGEVAADFVEFVRVIHARLPETEILYIGLSPAPARWGEVDKGREMNRLIREAALGMPRVGFVDADEFTVDDDGRARPELFVEDKLHFSPEGYKLLAERVRPFLGR, from the coding sequence GTGAGAACGCCGAAATCGTCGATCGCCTCGATCTTCGCCTGCCTCCTGCTGGCGAGCTTCCCGCCGTCCGGCCTTCGCGGCCAGGAGCCGGTGGGGGGAGCGCCCGCCGCCCGGCACGACTACGCCCGGTGGGAGAAGGAGATCGCCGCGATCGAGGCCGCCGATCGCCAGGCCCCGCCCGAGAAGGGGGGCGTCCTGTTCGTCGGCTCCTCGACCATCCGGCTCTGGAAGACGCTGGCCGAGGACTTCCCGGACCACAAGGTCGTCAACCGGGGGTTCGGCGGCTCCGAGATCGTCGATTCCACCTACTTCGCGGACCGCCTGATCTTCCCCCACGAGCCCAAGCAGATCCTGCTGCGGGCCGGGGGCAACGACATCCACGCCGGGAGGCTCCCGGGCGAGGTCGCGGCCGACTTCGTGGAGTTCGTCCGCGTGATTCACGCCCGGCTCCCCGAGACCGAGATCCTCTACATCGGCCTCAGCCCGGCGCCCGCCCGCTGGGGCGAGGTGGACAAGGGCCGCGAGATGAACCGGCTGATCCGCGAGGCGGCCCTCGGCATGCCCCGCGTCGGCTTCGTCGACGCGGACGAGTTCACCGTCGACGACGACGGTCGCGCCCGCCCCGAGCTGTTCGTCGAGGACAAACTCCACTTCTCCCCGGAAGGCTACAAGCTCCTCGCCGAACGCGTGCGGCCGTTCCTCGGGCGCTGA
- a CDS encoding cation-translocating P-type ATPase → MNVPIDEPDPSGSYQQSVDAVVAALRTDLRRGLDRQEAEARLERYGRNELTAEDPEPGWKRFLAQFSDVLVILLLIATAISAALWLYERDTALPYEALAIFGVVLLNAVMGYVQESRAEAAVAALRAMSAVEATAIRDGRQRRISAEELVPGDLIVIEEGDTIPADGRLTRSTSLHMAEAALTGESVPVSKETEALSEEAELGDRRNMVYSGTAAAYGRGAAVVTATGMRTEMGRIAEMLKAEPQEMTPLQVELNGVGKLLGVIVVAIAVIMIGTIFVVEEVQGVSAFFDVLILGVALAVAAVPEGLPAVVTAVLALGVQRMATRKAIVRRLAAVETLGSATVVASDKTGTLTRNEMTARVVATAAGRVDFGGTGYEPAGALDFSAAGSQGDGALREEFRRVVSAASRASNAVVQEREGRWTVQGDPTEAALIVAARKAGLDDESLDARFPRVGEVPFSSERKLMSTVHTDSEQPERLVVFTKGAPDILLSRCTRELTAEGVRPLTPERRAELLKVNEGLARKALRVLGIALRELPTDAPERHSVDEKVERDLDFLGLIGIIDPPRQEARQAVERARGAGIRPIMITGDHPITASVIATELGIAADDRVVTGSDLQELSDEALARTVREVSVYARVNPEHKLRIVKALQANGGTVAMTGDGVNDAPALKAADIGVAMGISGTDVSKEAADVVLTDDNFATIVSAVEEGRAIFENIRKFLRYLISSNIGEVLTMFFGVLLSKPIGLHAEEGSAVVLPLLATQLLWINLVTDGAPALALGVDPADPGVMDRPPRPRNQGVITRRMWVGIGLVGSVMAVGTLLVIDACLPGGLIEGTGDMHYAQTMAFTTLMMYQLFNVFNARSDDESAFHGLFRNPWLWGAVGLSLLLQVAVVYVPFLQVAFSTTALSLNDWLVCTAVASSVLWLCELGKAALRAWRRRAAATPAPAP, encoded by the coding sequence ATGAATGTCCCAATAGACGAGCCCGACCCTTCAGGATCGTACCAGCAGTCGGTGGACGCCGTCGTCGCCGCGCTCCGAACCGACCTGCGACGCGGGCTCGACCGCCAGGAGGCGGAGGCGCGACTGGAGCGTTACGGCCGCAACGAGCTGACGGCCGAGGACCCCGAGCCGGGCTGGAAGCGGTTCCTGGCCCAGTTCTCCGACGTCCTGGTGATCCTGCTGCTGATCGCCACGGCGATCTCGGCGGCGCTCTGGCTCTATGAGCGGGACACGGCGCTCCCCTACGAGGCGCTGGCCATCTTCGGCGTGGTGCTGCTCAACGCCGTCATGGGCTACGTGCAGGAGTCGCGGGCCGAGGCGGCGGTGGCGGCGCTCCGGGCGATGTCGGCGGTCGAGGCGACGGCGATCCGCGACGGCCGCCAGCGGCGGATCTCGGCCGAGGAGCTGGTCCCCGGCGATCTGATCGTCATCGAGGAAGGGGACACGATCCCGGCCGACGGCCGCCTCACCCGGTCCACCTCCCTGCACATGGCCGAGGCGGCCCTCACGGGCGAGAGCGTGCCCGTCTCCAAGGAGACCGAGGCCCTTTCCGAAGAGGCCGAGCTGGGCGACCGCCGCAACATGGTCTACAGCGGCACGGCGGCGGCCTACGGCCGGGGCGCGGCGGTGGTCACGGCGACCGGCATGCGGACCGAGATGGGCCGCATCGCCGAGATGCTCAAGGCCGAACCCCAGGAGATGACGCCCCTCCAGGTGGAGCTGAACGGCGTCGGCAAGCTGCTGGGGGTGATCGTCGTCGCCATCGCGGTGATCATGATCGGGACGATCTTCGTGGTCGAGGAGGTGCAGGGCGTCTCCGCCTTCTTCGACGTCCTGATCCTGGGCGTGGCGCTGGCCGTCGCGGCGGTCCCCGAGGGCCTGCCGGCCGTGGTGACGGCCGTCCTGGCGCTGGGGGTGCAGCGGATGGCCACGCGCAAGGCCATCGTCCGCCGGCTGGCGGCCGTCGAGACCCTGGGATCGGCGACCGTCGTCGCCTCCGACAAGACCGGCACCCTGACCCGCAACGAGATGACCGCCCGCGTGGTCGCCACCGCGGCCGGCCGGGTGGACTTCGGCGGCACCGGCTACGAGCCCGCCGGCGCCCTCGACTTCAGCGCCGCCGGGAGCCAGGGCGACGGGGCGCTCCGCGAGGAGTTCCGCCGCGTGGTCTCCGCCGCCTCCCGGGCCAGCAACGCCGTGGTGCAGGAGCGGGAAGGGCGCTGGACGGTCCAGGGCGACCCGACCGAGGCGGCCCTGATCGTCGCCGCTCGCAAGGCGGGCCTGGATGACGAGTCGCTCGACGCCCGGTTCCCCCGGGTCGGCGAGGTGCCGTTCTCGTCCGAGCGCAAGCTGATGTCGACGGTCCACACCGACTCCGAGCAGCCCGAGCGCCTCGTCGTCTTCACCAAGGGGGCGCCCGACATCCTCCTGTCGCGCTGCACCCGCGAGCTGACGGCCGAAGGGGTCCGGCCGCTGACGCCCGAGCGTCGCGCCGAGCTTCTGAAGGTCAACGAGGGCCTCGCCCGCAAGGCCCTGCGCGTGCTGGGGATCGCCCTCCGCGAGCTTCCCACCGACGCGCCCGAGCGGCACTCGGTGGACGAGAAGGTGGAGCGCGACCTCGACTTCCTGGGCCTGATCGGCATCATCGACCCCCCCCGCCAGGAGGCGAGGCAGGCCGTGGAGCGGGCCCGAGGCGCGGGCATCCGGCCGATCATGATCACCGGCGACCACCCGATCACCGCGTCGGTCATCGCGACCGAGCTGGGCATCGCCGCCGACGACCGCGTCGTGACCGGCTCCGACCTGCAAGAGCTTTCCGACGAGGCCCTGGCCCGGACCGTCCGCGAGGTCTCGGTCTACGCCCGCGTCAACCCGGAGCACAAGCTCCGCATCGTCAAGGCCCTCCAGGCCAACGGCGGGACCGTGGCGATGACCGGCGACGGCGTCAACGACGCCCCGGCGCTGAAGGCCGCCGACATCGGCGTGGCGATGGGGATCTCCGGCACCGACGTCTCCAAGGAGGCCGCCGACGTCGTCCTCACCGACGACAACTTCGCCACCATCGTCTCGGCGGTCGAGGAAGGCCGGGCCATCTTCGAGAACATCCGCAAGTTCCTCCGCTACCTGATCTCGTCGAACATCGGCGAGGTCCTGACCATGTTCTTCGGCGTGCTCCTGTCCAAGCCGATCGGGCTGCACGCCGAGGAAGGGTCCGCCGTGGTGCTGCCGCTGCTGGCCACCCAGCTCCTCTGGATCAACCTGGTCACCGACGGCGCCCCCGCCCTGGCGCTGGGGGTGGACCCCGCCGATCCGGGCGTGATGGACCGCCCCCCCCGGCCCCGGAACCAGGGCGTCATCACCCGTCGCATGTGGGTGGGCATCGGCCTGGTCGGCTCCGTGATGGCGGTCGGCACCCTGCTGGTCATCGACGCCTGCCTCCCCGGCGGCCTGATCGAAGGCACCGGCGACATGCACTACGCCCAGACCATGGCCTTCACGACCCTGATGATGTACCAGCTCTTCAACGTGTTCAACGCCCGCTCCGACGACGAGTCCGCCTTCCACGGCCTCTTCCGGAACCCCTGGCTCTGGGGCGCGGTCGGCCTCTCGCTGCTCCTCCAGGTGGCCGTGGTCTACGTCCCGTTCCTCCAGGTCGCGTTCTCGACCACCGCGCTGAGCCTGAACGACTGGCTCGTCTGCACGGCGGTCGCCAGCTCCGTCCTCTGGCTCTGCGAACTCGGCAAGGCCGCCCTCCGCGCCTGGCGGCGACGCGCCGCCGCCACGCCCGCGCCGGCCCCCTGA
- a CDS encoding serine hydrolase domain-containing protein: MPNLLNPRRLPPLSALAIGAAWLSVALASASRGEDAPKVAPQLRPFVDSGALAGAVTLVASPERVLSLEAVGWSDVAARTPMATDAVFWIASQSKPMTAAALMILVDEGKVDVDAPVATYLPEFGDAWVAVERDDRHVLLKRPGRPVLVRDVLSHTSGLPFRSPIETPTLDVLPLASRVRSYATLPLLFEPGSKSLYSNAGINVAGRIIEVVSGSPYETFLRERLFQPLGMVDATFRPEGSRLARVPKAYKPGGKGLEATPIDQLKYPLDAPDREPMPAGGLFATADDVSRFYRMLANDGVFEGRRILSEPAVRMMTSDQSGDARSSYGFGLAVDGAGFGHGGAYGTHSSYDRERRLITVFLVQHAAWGPGGDRILPTFQQAARDLFGSRPQP, from the coding sequence ATGCCGAACCTCTTGAACCCTCGCCGTCTCCCGCCCCTTTCGGCCCTTGCGATCGGGGCCGCCTGGCTCTCGGTCGCGCTCGCCTCGGCCTCGCGAGGCGAGGACGCGCCGAAGGTCGCGCCGCAACTCCGGCCGTTCGTCGACTCCGGCGCGCTCGCCGGCGCCGTGACGCTCGTGGCGTCCCCCGAGCGGGTCCTCTCCCTGGAGGCGGTCGGCTGGTCCGACGTGGCGGCGCGGACGCCGATGGCGACCGACGCCGTCTTCTGGATCGCCTCCCAGTCCAAGCCGATGACCGCCGCGGCGCTGATGATCCTCGTCGACGAGGGGAAGGTGGACGTCGACGCCCCGGTGGCGACGTACCTGCCGGAGTTCGGGGACGCGTGGGTCGCCGTCGAGCGCGACGATCGGCATGTGCTGTTGAAGCGGCCCGGACGCCCCGTCCTGGTCCGCGACGTCCTCTCCCACACGAGCGGCCTGCCGTTCCGCTCGCCGATCGAGACGCCGACGCTCGACGTCCTCCCGCTGGCGTCGCGAGTCCGAAGCTACGCGACGCTCCCCCTGCTCTTCGAGCCGGGGTCGAAGTCGCTGTACTCGAACGCGGGGATCAACGTCGCCGGGCGGATCATCGAGGTCGTGAGCGGCTCGCCCTACGAGACGTTCCTCCGGGAGCGGCTCTTCCAGCCCCTAGGGATGGTCGACGCGACGTTCCGCCCCGAGGGCTCGCGGCTCGCCCGCGTGCCGAAGGCGTACAAGCCGGGCGGGAAGGGCCTCGAAGCCACCCCCATCGACCAGCTGAAATACCCGCTCGACGCCCCCGACCGCGAGCCGATGCCCGCCGGCGGCCTCTTCGCGACGGCCGACGACGTCTCGCGGTTCTACCGGATGCTGGCGAACGATGGCGTCTTCGAAGGCCGGCGCATCCTCTCCGAACCGGCCGTGCGGATGATGACCTCGGACCAGTCCGGCGACGCCCGCTCCTCTTACGGCTTCGGCCTGGCCGTGGACGGCGCGGGCTTCGGCCACGGCGGGGCTTACGGCACCCACTCGTCGTACGACCGCGAACGCCGGCTGATCACCGTCTTCCTCGTCCAGCACGCCGCCTGGGGCCCGGGGGGCGATCGCATCCTGCCCACCTTCCAGCAGGCCGCCCGCGACCTCTTCGGCTCCCGGCCGCAGCCCTGA
- a CDS encoding PSD1 and planctomycete cytochrome C domain-containing protein — protein MLAATAWAGVGLADEPAPREEAEAFFERSVRPLLVERCLSCHGGPAKSGDGKVKVRGGLDLTSRAKILEGGDSGPAIEPGNVEDSLLVRAIRYHDEPRMPPDRRLDDGEIRALSRWIEQGAAWPGAADDENEVPTPAAASPGIDLESGRSHWAFRPLADPPVPEVRDRAWPASPIDRFVLEKLEAQGRSPAPAASRRAFIRRASFDLVGLPPTPEEVDAFEADPAGDADAVARLVDRLLASPRYGERWGRVWLDLVRYADTAGETADYPVPEAYRYRDYVIDAFNADLPYDRFLAEQIAGDLLAPAGPPERARAAVIATGFLAVSRRFGFDPQNYHHLTIEDTIDALGKSVLGLTIACARCHDHKFDPIAQADYYALYGVFESTRYPFPGGEETKRPRDFVSVPVADGSASEAVELAYAVAESPTPADSRIQRRGDPKNLGPAVPRGFPEVLVGRDAPPIGSGSGRRELAAWLTDRSNPLTYRVLVNRVWQHHFGRGIVASASNFGVKGSPPSHPELLDWLASRFIEDGFSIKALHRRILLSAAYRTASTAGPASASEAEADPENVRLGRFNRRRLDAEEIRDALLFVSGGLDSGRGGPHPFPPVEQWGFTQHSPFLAVYPSDRRSVYLMTQRLRRHPFLALFDGADPNSSTEARNATTVPTQSLFFLNDPLVHQAAEGLADRLLAASDDPSARIDRAFRLVLGRPASAVEIDRMRAHLDECREDLAAVGEPPDTLERRTWASLARILFGTNEFLYVD, from the coding sequence TTGCTGGCCGCGACGGCCTGGGCCGGCGTCGGCCTGGCGGACGAGCCGGCGCCGCGGGAGGAGGCCGAGGCGTTCTTCGAACGCTCGGTCCGGCCCCTCCTCGTCGAGCGCTGCCTCTCCTGCCACGGCGGGCCGGCGAAGTCGGGCGACGGCAAGGTCAAGGTCCGGGGCGGGCTCGACCTCACCTCGCGAGCGAAGATCCTCGAGGGCGGGGACAGCGGGCCGGCGATCGAGCCGGGGAACGTCGAGGACAGCCTGCTCGTCCGCGCGATCCGCTATCACGACGAGCCCCGGATGCCCCCCGACCGCCGGCTCGACGACGGCGAGATCCGCGCCCTGAGCCGCTGGATCGAGCAAGGCGCGGCCTGGCCCGGGGCGGCCGACGACGAGAACGAGGTCCCCACGCCCGCCGCCGCGTCCCCCGGGATCGACCTGGAGTCCGGCCGGTCGCACTGGGCGTTCCGGCCCCTGGCCGACCCGCCGGTCCCGGAGGTGCGCGACCGCGCCTGGCCGGCCTCGCCGATCGACCGCTTCGTGCTGGAGAAGCTGGAAGCCCAGGGGCGGTCGCCCGCGCCCGCGGCGAGCCGTCGGGCCTTCATCCGCCGCGCCTCGTTCGACCTCGTCGGCCTCCCCCCGACCCCGGAGGAGGTGGACGCCTTCGAGGCCGACCCCGCGGGCGACGCCGACGCCGTCGCCCGGCTGGTCGACCGGCTCCTCGCCTCCCCCCGATACGGCGAGCGCTGGGGGCGCGTCTGGCTCGACCTGGTGCGCTACGCCGACACCGCCGGGGAGACGGCCGACTATCCCGTGCCCGAGGCGTATCGCTACCGCGATTACGTCATCGACGCCTTCAACGCCGACCTCCCCTACGACCGCTTTTTGGCCGAGCAGATCGCCGGCGACCTGCTGGCCCCGGCCGGGCCCCCCGAACGGGCCCGCGCGGCGGTGATCGCGACCGGGTTCCTCGCCGTCTCCCGACGGTTCGGATTCGACCCCCAGAACTACCACCACCTGACGATCGAGGACACGATCGACGCCCTGGGCAAGTCGGTCCTCGGCCTGACGATCGCCTGCGCCCGCTGCCACGACCACAAGTTCGACCCGATCGCCCAGGCCGACTATTACGCCCTCTACGGCGTCTTCGAGAGCACCCGCTATCCCTTCCCCGGCGGCGAGGAGACGAAGCGGCCCCGCGATTTCGTCTCGGTCCCCGTCGCGGATGGCTCGGCCTCCGAGGCCGTCGAGCTGGCCTACGCCGTCGCCGAGTCCCCCACGCCGGCCGACTCCCGCATCCAGCGCCGGGGCGACCCGAAGAACCTGGGGCCGGCCGTCCCTCGCGGCTTCCCGGAAGTCCTCGTCGGTCGCGACGCCCCCCCCATCGGCTCGGGGAGCGGCCGGCGCGAGCTGGCGGCCTGGCTGACCGACCGCTCCAACCCGCTGACCTACCGGGTGCTGGTCAACCGTGTCTGGCAGCACCACTTCGGCCGGGGGATCGTCGCCTCGGCCAGCAACTTCGGCGTGAAGGGGAGCCCCCCCTCGCACCCCGAGCTGCTCGACTGGCTGGCCTCCCGGTTCATCGAGGACGGCTTCTCCATCAAGGCCCTCCATCGCCGCATCCTCCTCTCGGCCGCCTACCGGACCGCCTCGACGGCCGGACCGGCGAGCGCCTCGGAAGCGGAGGCCGACCCCGAGAACGTCCGGCTGGGCCGCTTCAATCGCCGACGGCTTGACGCCGAGGAGATCCGCGACGCCCTCCTGTTCGTCTCGGGCGGGCTCGACTCCGGCCGAGGGGGGCCGCATCCGTTCCCGCCCGTCGAGCAGTGGGGGTTCACGCAGCATTCGCCTTTCCTGGCGGTCTATCCCAGCGACCGCCGGAGCGTCTACCTGATGACCCAGCGCCTCCGGCGGCACCCGTTCCTGGCCCTCTTCGACGGGGCCGACCCCAACTCCAGCACCGAGGCCCGGAACGCGACGACGGTCCCCACCCAGTCCCTCTTCTTCCTGAACGACCCGCTCGTGCACCAGGCCGCCGAAGGGCTCGCCGACCGCCTGCTCGCCGCGAGCGACGACCCCTCGGCGCGGATCGACCGGGCCTTCCGCCTCGTCCTGGGCCGCCCCGCCTCGGCCGTCGAGATCGACCGGATGCGAGCCCACCTCGACGAGTGCCGCGAAGACCTGGCCGCCGTCGGCGAGCCGCCCGATACGCTCGAACGCCGCACCTGGGCGAGCCTGGCGCGCATCCTCTTCGGGACCAACGAATTCCTCTACGTCGATTGA